The Vibrio nitrifigilis genome window below encodes:
- a CDS encoding glycosyltransferase: MKLGKVTVVAPIDDVHAKDELLSLGVNIAPIPHFEVLIGRLICYFLMNVFVLKERFFGAVIVCHFIVTLLMCFCSLVPFNNKLLVSIEGLGSLFSHHSKIRRALAFLLRQSSAQVIFCNHDERNAIGKESDVVTGGIGVDLELFPAKESVELKKDKYHLLYVGRLIKDKGVFDAIEVLRRLKQDNVPVVLDLVGDIYPNNPTSLSDSDIKQLETEFGNAINFVGFTHSVQRWYTDDHILLLPSKREGFPVCVMEASASGIPVVGYSVPGMSDAISPKVNGLLAEYGDVDELTELTKSLLSLDTLEQYRVSSSLYAHRHFSRQCKSENMIELIKKLCNE, encoded by the coding sequence GTGAAGTTAGGGAAAGTAACGGTCGTTGCTCCAATAGATGATGTACATGCAAAGGATGAGTTGTTATCCCTTGGAGTGAATATTGCTCCTATCCCTCATTTTGAGGTATTAATTGGTAGGCTTATTTGTTACTTTTTAATGAATGTTTTTGTGTTAAAAGAGCGGTTTTTTGGGGCAGTAATAGTGTGCCACTTTATTGTAACGTTACTGATGTGCTTTTGCTCACTGGTACCTTTCAATAATAAGTTGCTTGTTTCTATTGAAGGCTTGGGGTCGTTATTTTCTCACCATTCAAAAATCCGCCGCGCTCTTGCTTTTCTATTGAGACAATCTTCTGCCCAAGTAATTTTTTGCAATCATGATGAAAGGAATGCGATTGGCAAAGAAAGTGATGTCGTGACCGGTGGGATAGGAGTGGATTTAGAACTCTTTCCAGCTAAAGAGAGTGTTGAGCTGAAAAAGGATAAATATCATCTCCTTTATGTGGGACGTCTTATCAAAGATAAAGGTGTGTTTGATGCCATTGAAGTTTTACGAAGATTGAAACAAGACAATGTACCAGTGGTATTAGATTTAGTGGGCGATATTTATCCTAACAACCCAACCTCTCTTTCAGATAGTGATATTAAACAGCTTGAAACTGAGTTTGGCAACGCTATCAACTTTGTGGGTTTTACACATAGTGTTCAACGTTGGTACACCGATGACCATATTTTGCTTCTTCCATCAAAACGCGAGGGTTTCCCTGTATGCGTAATGGAAGCATCTGCTTCGGGAATTCCTGTTGTCGGCTATTCCGTACCAGGAATGAGTGATGCAATTTCCCCTAAAGTGAATGGTTTGCTTGCTGAATATGGGGATGTTGATGAGTTAACCGAGTTAACTAAGAGCCTATTATCGTTAGATACCTTAGAGCAATATCGCGTATCCAGCTCTTTATACGCTCATCGTCATTTTTCGCGACAATGTAAATCAGAAAATATGATAGAGCTGATCAAAAAGCTTTGTAATGAATGA
- a CDS encoding glycosyltransferase family 2 protein: MLTIFTPTYNRGSYLRKCYDSLKKQSFTDFEWLIIDDGSTDDTQSIIQSFIEEGRVNIRYIYQNNSGKQAAWNNAVLNAKGQYFIGVDSDDALVDDSLALFFNQYIPILEANNDCVGIRALSKSSSQAESYDKGFLSDENYAICSWFDEFSSRIVQERIDILKTELLKEFLYPVSKHIKFIPEVWFYVRLSQQYKFLYVSECLRVFYDDHNQNRLSRSSIKKNVHGHFISRLAMLRGIPLYCYAKNPMAFIKTLVRLVQSKIYILLEKDK, translated from the coding sequence ATGTTAACTATTTTTACGCCAACTTATAATCGTGGCTCCTACCTAAGGAAGTGTTACGATAGTTTGAAAAAACAGTCATTCACCGATTTTGAATGGTTGATTATTGATGATGGTTCTACAGATGATACCCAAAGTATCATTCAATCTTTTATTGAAGAAGGTAGAGTCAATATCAGATACATATATCAAAATAATTCAGGGAAGCAGGCTGCTTGGAATAATGCTGTTCTAAACGCAAAAGGTCAGTATTTTATTGGTGTCGACTCTGATGATGCATTAGTTGATGATTCATTAGCATTGTTTTTTAATCAGTATATACCTATATTGGAAGCTAATAATGACTGTGTTGGAATTAGAGCTCTATCAAAGAGTTCTAGCCAAGCAGAATCTTATGATAAAGGTTTTTTGAGCGATGAAAATTATGCCATATGTTCATGGTTTGATGAGTTTTCTAGCCGTATTGTTCAAGAGCGAATCGATATTTTAAAAACTGAATTATTAAAAGAATTTTTATATCCTGTTTCTAAACATATCAAATTTATTCCAGAAGTATGGTTTTATGTTCGTTTATCACAGCAATATAAATTTTTATATGTTAGTGAATGCTTGCGAGTCTTTTATGATGACCATAACCAAAATAGATTGAGCCGATCCAGTATTAAAAAAAATGTACATGGTCACTTCATTTCGAGGCTCGCCATGTTACGAGGTATACCTCTTTATTGTTATGCAAAAAACCCTATGGCTTTTATAAAAACCTTGGTAAGACTGGTCCAAAGTAAGATATATATACTATTAGAGAAAGATAAATGA
- a CDS encoding glycosyltransferase family 4 protein — protein MKNIVFFSGSMNNSGGTERVASLIANELDKLGYNVSFLSLYNGNTPFFPLSDSIAIHSLYPNKVNFKKHFPQVCFKLRRFILKNNTDVLINIESMLAIYSIPALLKTNVKNICWEHFNFNVDLGNKLRRLARRLAARYCTQVITLTERDKQLWLDHLTVKTRIDAIPNPSPFEPIMPLKKINNKVVLAAGRLTSQKGFDLLIDSWQYVILKRQDWTLRIVGSGEDKAWLHDKAEALGLTDSIEWVENVTNMAEQYSQADMYVMSSRYEGLPMVLIEALSFGLPIVSFDCETGPSEIVNTECGWLTQDGDTLELGKSILLALEQLEDPNTYNAYSTAAIEQCRAKFSLTPIVKEWLKVLEY, from the coding sequence ATGAAAAATATTGTATTTTTTTCTGGTTCAATGAATAACTCTGGTGGCACTGAAAGAGTCGCATCTCTGATAGCAAATGAACTAGACAAGTTAGGATATAATGTTAGTTTTTTAAGTCTATACAATGGAAATACTCCATTCTTCCCTCTGTCAGACAGCATTGCTATACACTCGTTGTATCCAAATAAGGTGAACTTTAAAAAACACTTTCCACAAGTTTGTTTTAAATTAAGACGTTTTATTCTAAAAAATAATACGGATGTTTTAATCAATATAGAATCCATGTTGGCGATTTATTCAATTCCAGCATTATTGAAAACAAATGTGAAAAATATATGTTGGGAACATTTTAACTTTAACGTTGATTTAGGTAATAAACTCAGACGTCTTGCGAGACGGTTAGCGGCTCGTTATTGCACTCAGGTCATTACGTTAACGGAGCGCGACAAGCAATTGTGGTTAGATCACCTTACTGTTAAAACTCGCATTGATGCAATTCCTAATCCTTCTCCCTTTGAGCCTATAATGCCGCTAAAAAAAATAAACAATAAAGTGGTGCTTGCTGCGGGAAGATTAACTTCTCAAAAAGGGTTTGATTTACTTATTGATAGTTGGCAATACGTCATTTTAAAAAGACAAGATTGGACATTACGTATTGTTGGTAGTGGAGAAGACAAAGCATGGCTTCATGATAAAGCAGAAGCTCTGGGCTTAACGGATTCTATTGAATGGGTCGAGAATGTGACTAATATGGCAGAGCAGTATTCACAAGCTGATATGTACGTAATGAGTTCTCGTTATGAAGGTCTGCCTATGGTTTTAATCGAAGCATTGTCCTTTGGTTTGCCTATTGTTAGCTTTGACTGTGAGACTGGCCCAAGTGAAATAGTAAACACAGAGTGTGGTTGGTTAACTCAAGATGGTGATACGCTTGAGCTTGGAAAATCTATACTATTAGCTCTAGAGCAACTTGAGGATCCTAACACATACAACGCGTATAGCACAGCTGCTATAGAGCAGTGCCGCGCTAAATTTTCGTTAACCCCAATTGTAAAAGAGTGGCTCAAAGTTTTAGAGTACTAA
- the wecA gene encoding UDP-N-acetylglucosamine--undecaprenyl-phosphate N-acetylglucosaminephosphotransferase, which produces MAFHLLELVVLFFISLSSLFVLRKIAKKIGLVDKPNDRKCHKGNIPLVGGISICSTLVYFLLSNGSILPNSYIFISCIVLLVLVGALDDKYDISYKVRFLIQAILSLIMMIHAHIELLGLGNLTGLGQVTLGPLGYIVTIFAVIGAINAFNMIDGIDGLLGAISIVAFGGLGFMLFHDGQINYSYLCLVMVVIILPYLFLNLGVFGRKRKVFMGDAGSMLIGFSLIWLLLLSSQNGTNPPLRPVTALWLIAIPLMDMVSLMIRRVRKGHSPFKPDREHLHHIFQRIGFSSTHTVIIITLLAAALAAYGIVGEMFDVSEAWMFYSFILCFAIYFLVVTYVWQITSFIRKLRLKKSN; this is translated from the coding sequence GTGGCCTTTCATCTATTAGAACTCGTTGTGTTGTTTTTCATTTCCTTGAGTTCACTATTTGTTCTAAGGAAAATTGCAAAAAAAATAGGCCTAGTAGATAAGCCAAATGATAGAAAATGTCACAAGGGTAATATTCCTCTGGTCGGCGGAATTTCTATATGCTCTACCCTCGTGTATTTTTTACTGAGTAACGGCTCGATACTCCCCAACTCATACATATTCATCTCATGTATTGTCTTACTGGTATTGGTAGGAGCATTGGATGATAAATATGATATTAGCTACAAAGTAAGGTTTCTAATCCAAGCCATTCTGTCTTTAATTATGATGATACATGCTCATATAGAGTTGCTTGGCTTGGGTAATTTGACAGGCTTAGGACAAGTAACACTTGGACCTTTAGGTTATATAGTAACAATATTTGCGGTTATTGGAGCAATTAATGCTTTTAATATGATTGATGGGATAGATGGCCTTTTAGGCGCAATATCGATAGTTGCTTTTGGTGGCTTAGGCTTTATGTTGTTTCATGATGGACAAATCAACTACTCCTATTTATGTCTAGTCATGGTTGTCATCATTCTTCCATACTTATTCCTAAACCTAGGAGTCTTTGGTCGTAAGCGCAAAGTATTCATGGGTGACGCTGGGAGTATGCTAATAGGGTTTAGTTTAATTTGGCTGTTACTTTTATCAAGTCAAAATGGTACAAACCCACCACTGAGACCAGTCACCGCTCTTTGGTTAATCGCAATTCCTCTAATGGACATGGTTTCATTGATGATTCGTCGTGTGCGTAAAGGTCATTCCCCATTTAAACCTGATAGAGAACACTTACATCATATTTTCCAACGAATTGGATTTTCATCAACACATACCGTTATAATAATTACTTTGTTAGCTGCAGCACTTGCTGCATATGGAATTGTTGGAGAGATGTTTGATGTGAGTGAAGCATGGATGTTTTATAGTTTTATCCTCTGCTTCGCTATATACTTTTTGGTCGTAACCTATGTTTGGCAAATCACATCGTTCATAAGAAAATTGCGACTCAAAAAATCAAACTAA
- a CDS encoding polysaccharide export protein: MINKVVPLAFLSFSLVGCTIIPGGGLSTYDKHVVEETDGGGPISSRVSVYRLTPKLVNQLKYSQVVPAGKSNAELANMISQYQYRIGPGDVLNVTIWDHPELTIPAGSYRSSAEAGNWVHADGTIFYPYIGKLKVVGKTVSEVRELITQRIKKYIEDPQVDVNIAAFRSQRCYITGEVNSPSEQSISNIPLTLIDAINKAGGITENADWKHITLTRNGVEQRISLYALMQKGDLTQNRLLQNGDIVHIPRNDSQKVFIMGEVGESQVLKIDRTGMSLTEALAKAGGIDEKEADATGIFVIRSTGIPKDSKDKNAPVANVYQLNMQDATALVMGTEFELKPYDVVYVTAAPVAKWNRLIDQLTPSITNFNDLTEGTLRVRNWP, translated from the coding sequence TTGATAAACAAAGTTGTGCCGTTAGCTTTCCTGTCATTCTCTTTGGTTGGTTGTACCATTATTCCCGGTGGTGGACTGTCCACATACGACAAACATGTTGTTGAGGAGACTGACGGAGGCGGGCCGATTTCATCACGCGTAAGCGTCTACCGCTTAACCCCTAAACTGGTTAATCAACTTAAATACAGCCAAGTAGTCCCTGCTGGGAAGTCGAATGCTGAATTGGCAAACATGATATCTCAGTATCAGTATCGTATTGGTCCTGGCGATGTCCTCAATGTTACGATTTGGGATCACCCAGAGCTGACTATTCCTGCCGGTTCTTACCGCAGTTCTGCTGAAGCTGGTAACTGGGTTCATGCGGACGGAACTATCTTTTATCCGTATATCGGTAAGTTAAAAGTGGTAGGTAAAACGGTGAGTGAAGTTAGAGAGCTCATCACGCAGCGTATCAAAAAATATATTGAAGACCCGCAAGTCGATGTAAACATAGCAGCCTTTCGTTCTCAGCGGTGCTACATCACTGGTGAAGTCAATAGTCCTAGTGAACAATCCATTTCCAATATCCCTTTAACCTTGATTGATGCAATCAATAAAGCAGGTGGTATTACTGAGAATGCGGACTGGAAACACATCACATTAACACGTAACGGTGTGGAGCAACGGATTTCGCTTTATGCCTTAATGCAAAAAGGGGATTTAACCCAAAACCGGCTTTTACAGAACGGAGACATTGTCCATATTCCGCGTAACGATTCGCAGAAAGTCTTCATCATGGGTGAAGTTGGTGAATCCCAAGTTCTTAAGATTGATCGTACTGGCATGAGTTTAACGGAAGCGTTAGCTAAAGCGGGTGGTATCGATGAGAAAGAAGCGGATGCAACGGGTATTTTCGTTATTCGTAGTACCGGTATCCCTAAAGACTCCAAAGATAAGAACGCTCCTGTCGCGAACGTCTATCAGTTAAATATGCAAGATGCGACTGCATTGGTCATGGGCACTGAGTTTGAATTGAAGCCTTATGATGTTGTGTATGTGACAGCTGCACCAGTCGCGAAATGGAATCGTTTGATCGATCAATTAACACCTAGTATCACGAACTTCAACGACCTAACAGAAGGCACATTGCGCGTACGTAATTGGCCATAA
- a CDS encoding arsenate reductase/protein-tyrosine-phosphatase family protein, whose protein sequence is MFESILVVCVGNICRSPFGERYLQQLLPNKHVSSAGLGVKTSRLESKPADATAVKVADSYHVDLSKHEARQVTPEICKEVDLILVMEKKHISKLCEIAPEARGKAMLFSHWIGGKDIPDPYKKSEEFFNLSFSMIEQSSQEWAKKI, encoded by the coding sequence ATGTTCGAGTCAATATTAGTTGTTTGTGTTGGCAATATATGTCGCTCCCCATTTGGGGAGCGGTATCTGCAACAGTTACTCCCTAACAAACATGTGTCATCTGCTGGGTTAGGGGTAAAAACAAGTCGACTAGAGAGTAAACCAGCGGATGCAACAGCAGTGAAGGTGGCAGATAGTTATCATGTTGATTTATCAAAGCATGAAGCCAGACAAGTTACCCCTGAAATATGCAAAGAAGTTGATTTGATTTTAGTGATGGAAAAAAAGCATATTTCCAAATTGTGTGAAATTGCACCAGAAGCAAGGGGGAAAGCAATGTTATTCAGTCATTGGATTGGCGGAAAGGATATTCCTGACCCTTATAAAAAAAGTGAAGAATTTTTTAATCTTTCATTTTCCATGATTGAACAATCATCTCAAGAATGGGCGAAAAAAATATAG